The nucleotide sequence CCGGCAACCAGAACGACCTCATCCACATCGGCGGCAAGAAGCAGGTTCCCTGCCTCGTCATCGGCAGCAAGCCGATGTACGAGTCCGACGACATCATCGCCTACCTGCGCGGGAAAGCAGGCTGAGCGCGGCATACCGCGAAACCCAAGCTACCAAGCGCCCTGCGTCGAGCCAGAC is from Gordonibacter urolithinfaciens and encodes:
- a CDS encoding glutaredoxin family protein, which translates into the protein MPYLEDHTLYYKKSCPYCQKVLRFMQDNKINLDMRDTLQPGNQNDLIHIGGKKQVPCLVIGSKPMYESDDIIAYLRGKAG